A stretch of Saccharothrix texasensis DNA encodes these proteins:
- a CDS encoding type I polyketide synthase: MADESKLRDYLKRAIADARDARRRLKEVEDRDQEPVAIVGMGCRYPGGVSTPDELWRLVAEERDAITPFPANRGWPADLHDPDPDRVGRSTTGHGGFLHDADRFDAGFFGLSPREALAVDPQQRLLLETTWETVEGAGIDPESLRGSKTGVFVGVMYNDYGSRPNLPPDDVEGYLFSGSAGSIASGRLAYTFGLEGPTVTVDTACSSSLVAVHLAANALRRGECSLAVAGGATVMSTPTAFIEFSRLRGLAPDGRCKSFSDHADGTAWAEGVGVLLLERLSDARRNGHQVLAVIRGSAVNSDGASNGLTAPNGPAQERVIRGALSAAGLSPSDVDLVEAHGTGTTLGDPIEARAVLATYGRDREQPVWLGSLKSNIGHAQAAAGVGGIIKVAQAMRHGVMPRTLHAAEPSSHVDWSAGKVELLAEAREWPRGDRPRRAGVSSFGFGGTNAHVVIEEADAHVLPENGAAERETPRDEAPVHDPALPVPFVLSGRSPEAVAAQAKRLAEAGASGRDAAFTLATRTPMPYRAAGTDLNDFPAAVLPPRGKVAFAFTGQGAQRVRMGSELAEAYPVFARAFDEMCEHLPVRDVIESGADLDLTGNAQPALFAVEVALFRLLESWGVRPDFLVGHSIGELAAAHVAGVLSSADAARLVAARGRLMQALPPGGAMVAVRAAEDELDLPEGVAVAAVNGPRSLVLSGPEDAVLRAAEGLRGKRLAVSHAFHSPLMDPMLDEFRAVARTLTYHRPRIPVVSTVAEGSDWTDPEYWVRQVRATVRFHDALVVLRNRDVRTVVEIGPDAVLSGLTAAAFDDVEAVPLLRAGRPEPLTVADALARLHLRGVDPDWVAVFPGADKVPLPTYAFQRKRYWLTPSASGDVSAAGLTSSGHPLLGASVELPDGSSVLTGKLSLATHPWLGEHRVHGTAVLPGTALVELAGDVAELTVTAPLVIPDTGAVTVQVVRSATTVEVHSRRDDGPWTRHATGTPDPADHPADHLAEWPPAAPEVVVSYDGLDRHGYGYGPTFQGLRKVWRADDEIFAEVTADVPPTGFTVHPALFDAALHPLLPGLVEDGPARLPFSWSGVRFHGAAGTSLRVRITPNGPDSVALLVTDSTGTPVVSVADLVLRPLTGPVTGADLLFTPTPRTTPARVDRVLTVETPPGPVPEQVRRVTHQVLGELRDWAAGPAGVLGVDTTDDLAHAAVAGLVRSAAAEHPGRFVLLRDGQALEPVLTPAPRAGVDGPDWDAVLVTGASGALGGAIARHLATRHGARKLVLLSRSGRAPEVEGAEVVSVACDAADRDALAAVLAEHPVTAVVHAAGVVADGTLDSLTPDQVDRVLRPKVDAAWNLHELAGDVEAFVLYSSIAGVLGTAGQANYAAGNTFLDALARHRHGLGLPATSLAWGLWESDSALSGGLSEVDRKRIRRLGLKPIPVDAALAAFDAALTTGEPVLAVTGLDRGALRDDPHPALRELAPKRRAAGKPKTVPAGTPGAGDVRALTDLVRSHVAAVLGHSDPAGVDAKRAFSEMGFDSLTAVELRNRLAEAVGRRLPTTLVFDHPTPAALAEHLAGAVKPAAEAATAADEPIAIVGMACRYPGGVRTPEDLWDLVARGRDAIGEFPVNRGWDLDRLYHPDPHHPGTTYTRHGGFLHDADLFDPEFFGMSPREALATDPQQRLLLETSWEALERAGVDPDSARGTKTGVFTGLMYHDYGTGGALPPELEGYLVGGTSGSVASGRVAYALGLEGPAITVDTACSSSLVALHLAVGALRRGECDLALAGGATVMATPTAFVEFSRQRGLAPDGRCKPFAASADGTGWAEGVGVLLVERLSDARRNGHPVLAVVRGTAINSDGASNGLTAPNGPAQQRVIRAALAAAGLEPSDVDLVEAHGTGTTLGDPIEAEALLAVYGERDRPLALGSLKSNLGHTQAAAGVGGIIKVVEAMRHGVLPRTLHVDEPTPHVDWSSGSVELLTEAREWTADRPRRAAVSSFGISGTNAHVVLEQAPAEAEVDRADGLVPLVVSARTPQALTDQLARLAEVDVPPADLARTLGTGRALLEHRAVVAAESPADLRDAVALPRVRDGRTAFVFTGQGAQRVGMGLELARAFPVFARAFDEVCEHLPVREAISSGDGLDETGTAQPALFAVEVALFRLLESWGVRPDFVAGHSIGEIAAAHVSGVLSLADAAKLVAARGRLMQALPRGGAMVAVQAAEDELELPGGVAVAAVNGPRSVVLSGVEDAVLACAKAFKHTRLTVSHAFHSPLMDPVLDDFRAVARELTYRRPEIPVVSTVGDDADWTDPSYWVRHVREPVRFHDAARTLLDRGVTTFVEIGPDAILTGLLAAVLPEGHTALPALRRDRSEQRTAVELFAQLHARGVAVDWSAFPGRRTVLPTYPFQRERYWLSAKPRTTSGHPVLDEPVHVADRDEVLFTGTLTEPLTGAGVAALVWHAAREVGFPVVDLDIAALPGVGRVQLKVGEREGDTRPVSVHAWQDGWVEQARGTLTAGPAVDAEVDLTLLARDDLEAAAWRGLRATAAGTAVRVDDSVFRDEHGNEVARVDSVEFRALNGVPLYEVTWAPVDLPEADGAEPDVIRVEAGPDPVATAHTATRHVLAALRERATGTGRAVVLTPDPADPGVAAVWGLVRAAQVEAPDRIVLVGGTGDLAAVVASGEPQVVFRDGRAFAPRLARVATEARPVPEDAVVHRPAPPAPSTLAALTDDVLADVLRETAEKAWRLHRETPGELVFAAAAEGFGAAGHAHYAAGVAFMEALAHERAAQGLPGTAVIGGPDVVVTGRPVVVAVPVSELPRTALLRDLVRAPRVPLAERVASAVDGERGRIVEEVVRAQVAAVLGHGDPRRVDLEKPFNDLGFDSLTAVDLRNRLTAETGVALEATLVFDHPTPAALTGVLLDRLAPDGGTPVLADLDRLEATLAEVGHEQREQVTVRLRTILSRWTEPEPADVRTDFDSTAELFDFIDNQLGRAAR, encoded by the coding sequence GTGGCTGACGAGAGCAAGCTCCGCGACTACCTCAAGCGGGCCATCGCCGACGCGCGGGACGCCCGCAGGCGGCTGAAGGAGGTCGAGGACCGCGACCAGGAGCCCGTCGCGATCGTCGGCATGGGCTGCCGCTACCCCGGTGGCGTCAGCACGCCCGACGAGCTGTGGCGGTTGGTGGCCGAGGAGCGGGACGCGATCACGCCGTTCCCCGCCAACCGGGGCTGGCCCGCCGACCTGCACGACCCCGACCCGGACCGGGTCGGCCGGTCCACCACCGGTCACGGCGGTTTCCTGCACGACGCCGACCGGTTCGACGCCGGGTTCTTCGGCCTGTCGCCGCGCGAGGCGCTGGCCGTGGACCCGCAGCAGCGGCTGCTGCTGGAGACCACCTGGGAGACGGTGGAGGGCGCGGGCATCGACCCGGAGTCGTTGCGCGGCAGCAAGACCGGCGTGTTCGTCGGCGTGATGTACAACGACTACGGCTCGCGCCCGAACCTGCCGCCCGACGACGTGGAGGGCTACCTGTTCAGCGGCAGCGCGGGCAGCATCGCGTCCGGTCGGCTGGCCTACACGTTCGGGTTGGAGGGCCCGACCGTCACCGTGGACACCGCGTGCTCGTCGTCGCTGGTCGCGGTGCACCTGGCGGCGAACGCGCTGCGCCGGGGCGAGTGCTCGCTGGCGGTGGCCGGCGGCGCCACGGTGATGTCGACGCCGACCGCGTTCATCGAGTTCTCCCGGCTGCGCGGGCTCGCCCCGGACGGCCGCTGCAAGTCGTTCTCCGACCACGCCGACGGCACCGCCTGGGCCGAGGGCGTCGGCGTGCTGCTCCTGGAACGGCTGTCCGACGCGCGCCGCAACGGCCACCAGGTGCTCGCGGTCATCCGGGGCAGCGCGGTGAACTCCGACGGCGCGTCCAACGGCCTGACCGCGCCGAACGGGCCGGCGCAGGAACGCGTGATCCGCGGCGCGCTGTCCGCGGCCGGCCTGTCGCCCTCGGACGTGGACCTGGTGGAGGCGCACGGCACCGGGACGACGTTGGGCGACCCGATCGAGGCGCGGGCGGTGCTCGCCACCTACGGCCGTGACCGCGAGCAGCCGGTGTGGCTGGGGTCGCTGAAGTCGAACATCGGGCACGCCCAGGCGGCGGCCGGCGTGGGCGGGATCATCAAGGTGGCGCAGGCGATGCGGCACGGCGTCATGCCCCGCACGCTGCACGCCGCCGAGCCGTCGAGCCACGTCGACTGGTCGGCGGGCAAGGTCGAGCTGCTGGCCGAGGCGCGGGAGTGGCCGCGCGGGGACCGGCCGCGTCGAGCGGGTGTGTCGTCGTTCGGGTTCGGCGGCACCAACGCGCACGTGGTGATCGAAGAAGCCGACGCGCACGTCCTGCCCGAGAACGGGGCAGCCGAGCGGGAGACGCCTCGGGACGAGGCGCCCGTGCACGACCCGGCGCTGCCGGTGCCGTTCGTGCTGTCCGGCCGCAGCCCGGAAGCGGTGGCGGCGCAGGCGAAGCGCCTCGCCGAGGCCGGCGCGTCCGGTCGGGACGCGGCGTTCACGCTGGCCACCCGCACGCCCATGCCGTACCGGGCGGCGGGCACCGACCTGAACGACTTCCCGGCCGCCGTGCTCCCGCCGCGCGGCAAGGTGGCGTTCGCGTTCACCGGGCAGGGCGCGCAGCGGGTCCGCATGGGATCGGAGCTGGCCGAGGCGTACCCGGTGTTCGCGCGCGCGTTCGACGAGATGTGCGAGCACCTGCCCGTCCGCGACGTCATCGAGTCCGGCGCGGACCTGGATCTCACCGGCAACGCGCAGCCCGCCCTGTTCGCGGTCGAGGTGGCGTTGTTCCGGCTGCTGGAGTCGTGGGGTGTGCGCCCGGACTTCCTGGTCGGCCACTCGATCGGCGAGCTGGCCGCCGCGCACGTGGCCGGTGTGCTGTCGTCGGCCGACGCCGCCCGACTCGTCGCCGCGCGCGGCCGGCTCATGCAGGCGTTGCCGCCCGGCGGCGCGATGGTCGCGGTCCGGGCCGCGGAGGACGAGCTGGACCTGCCCGAGGGCGTGGCGGTCGCCGCCGTCAACGGGCCGCGCTCGCTGGTCCTGTCCGGCCCGGAGGACGCCGTCCTCCGGGCCGCCGAGGGGTTGCGCGGCAAGCGGCTCGCGGTCAGCCACGCGTTCCACTCGCCGTTGATGGACCCGATGCTGGACGAGTTCCGCGCGGTCGCCCGGACCCTGACCTACCACCGGCCGCGCATCCCCGTGGTGTCGACCGTGGCCGAAGGCTCCGACTGGACCGACCCCGAGTACTGGGTGCGGCAGGTCCGCGCCACGGTCCGCTTCCACGACGCCCTCGTCGTCCTGCGCAACCGCGACGTGCGCACGGTGGTGGAGATCGGCCCGGACGCCGTCTTGAGCGGGCTCACCGCCGCCGCGTTCGACGACGTCGAGGCCGTGCCGCTGCTGCGGGCCGGCCGGCCCGAACCGCTCACGGTCGCGGACGCGCTGGCCAGGCTGCACCTGCGCGGCGTCGACCCGGACTGGGTGGCCGTCTTCCCGGGCGCGGACAAGGTGCCGCTGCCCACCTACGCGTTCCAGCGCAAGCGCTACTGGCTCACCCCGTCGGCGAGCGGTGACGTGTCCGCGGCCGGCCTCACGTCGTCCGGGCACCCGCTGCTCGGTGCGTCGGTCGAACTGCCGGACGGCTCCAGCGTGCTCACCGGCAAGCTCTCCCTGGCCACCCACCCGTGGCTGGGCGAGCACCGCGTGCACGGCACGGCCGTCCTGCCCGGCACGGCGCTGGTCGAGCTGGCGGGCGATGTCGCCGAGCTGACCGTCACCGCACCGCTGGTCATCCCCGACACCGGCGCGGTGACCGTCCAGGTGGTCCGCTCCGCCACCACCGTGGAAGTCCACTCCCGCCGGGACGACGGGCCGTGGACCCGGCACGCCACCGGCACCCCCGACCCGGCCGACCACCCCGCGGACCACCTCGCCGAGTGGCCGCCCGCCGCACCCGAGGTCGTGGTGTCCTACGACGGCCTGGACCGGCACGGGTACGGCTACGGGCCGACGTTCCAGGGCCTGCGCAAGGTGTGGCGGGCCGACGACGAGATCTTCGCCGAGGTCACCGCGGACGTGCCGCCCACCGGCTTCACCGTGCACCCGGCGCTGTTCGACGCGGCCCTGCACCCGTTGCTGCCCGGCCTGGTCGAGGACGGCCCGGCGCGGCTGCCGTTCTCGTGGTCCGGCGTTCGGTTCCACGGCGCCGCGGGCACCTCGCTGCGCGTCCGGATCACCCCGAACGGCCCGGACTCGGTGGCCCTGCTGGTCACCGACAGCACGGGCACGCCGGTCGTCTCCGTCGCCGACCTCGTCCTGCGCCCGCTCACCGGCCCGGTCACCGGCGCGGACCTGCTGTTCACCCCGACCCCGCGGACCACCCCGGCCCGCGTCGACCGGGTGCTCACCGTCGAGACCCCGCCCGGCCCGGTGCCGGAGCAGGTCCGCCGCGTCACGCACCAGGTGCTCGGCGAGCTCCGCGACTGGGCGGCCGGACCGGCCGGCGTCCTGGGCGTCGACACCACCGACGACCTCGCGCACGCGGCCGTCGCCGGGCTCGTCCGCAGCGCGGCGGCCGAACACCCCGGCCGGTTCGTGCTGCTGCGTGACGGGCAGGCCCTGGAACCGGTCCTCACCCCGGCCCCGCGCGCCGGCGTCGACGGCCCGGACTGGGACGCGGTCCTGGTCACGGGCGCGAGCGGCGCGCTGGGCGGCGCCATCGCCCGACACCTGGCCACCCGGCACGGCGCCCGCAAGCTCGTGCTCCTCAGCCGCAGCGGCAGGGCCCCGGAGGTCGAAGGCGCGGAGGTCGTGTCGGTGGCGTGCGACGCGGCCGACCGCGACGCCCTGGCCGCCGTGCTGGCCGAACACCCGGTCACGGCGGTCGTGCACGCGGCGGGCGTGGTGGCGGACGGCACCCTCGACTCCCTGACCCCCGACCAGGTGGACCGCGTGCTGCGGCCCAAGGTCGACGCCGCCTGGAACCTGCACGAGCTGGCCGGCGACGTCGAGGCCTTCGTGCTGTACTCGTCCATCGCGGGCGTGCTGGGCACCGCGGGCCAGGCCAACTACGCGGCGGGCAACACGTTCCTCGACGCGCTGGCCCGCCACCGGCACGGGCTCGGACTGCCCGCGACATCCCTGGCCTGGGGCCTGTGGGAGTCCGACAGCGCGCTGTCCGGCGGGCTGTCCGAAGTGGACCGCAAGCGGATCCGCCGGCTCGGGCTCAAGCCGATCCCGGTGGACGCGGCGCTGGCGGCGTTCGACGCGGCGCTGACCACCGGCGAACCGGTGCTCGCGGTGACCGGGCTGGACCGCGGCGCGTTGCGCGACGACCCGCACCCGGCGTTGCGGGAGCTGGCGCCGAAGCGCCGCGCCGCGGGCAAGCCGAAGACGGTGCCGGCGGGCACGCCGGGCGCCGGCGACGTGCGGGCGCTCACGGACCTGGTGCGGTCGCACGTGGCGGCCGTCCTCGGGCACTCGGACCCGGCCGGCGTCGACGCGAAGCGCGCGTTCAGCGAGATGGGCTTCGACTCGCTCACCGCGGTCGAGCTGCGCAACCGGCTCGCCGAGGCCGTCGGACGGCGGCTGCCCACGACGCTGGTGTTCGACCACCCGACGCCCGCCGCGCTGGCCGAGCACCTGGCGGGTGCGGTCAAGCCCGCCGCGGAGGCGGCGACGGCGGCCGACGAGCCGATCGCGATCGTCGGCATGGCGTGCCGCTACCCGGGAGGCGTGCGCACGCCCGAAGACCTGTGGGACCTGGTCGCGCGAGGCCGGGACGCCATCGGGGAGTTCCCCGTCAACCGCGGCTGGGACCTCGACCGCCTCTACCACCCGGACCCGCATCACCCCGGCACGACCTACACCCGGCACGGCGGGTTCCTGCACGACGCCGACCTGTTCGACCCCGAGTTCTTCGGCATGTCGCCGCGCGAGGCGCTGGCGACCGACCCGCAGCAGCGCCTGCTGCTGGAGACCTCCTGGGAGGCCCTGGAACGCGCGGGCGTCGACCCGGACTCGGCGCGCGGCACGAAGACCGGTGTGTTCACCGGCCTGATGTACCACGACTACGGCACCGGCGGGGCGTTGCCGCCCGAACTGGAGGGCTACCTGGTCGGCGGCACGTCCGGCAGCGTCGCTTCCGGCCGCGTCGCCTACGCGCTCGGCCTGGAGGGTCCGGCGATCACCGTCGACACGGCGTGCTCGTCGTCCCTGGTGGCGCTGCACCTGGCGGTGGGCGCGCTGCGCCGCGGCGAGTGCGACCTGGCGCTGGCCGGCGGCGCGACCGTGATGGCCACACCGACCGCGTTCGTGGAGTTCTCGCGGCAGCGCGGCCTGGCGCCGGACGGCCGCTGCAAGCCGTTCGCCGCGTCGGCCGATGGCACCGGCTGGGCCGAGGGCGTCGGTGTGCTGCTGGTGGAGCGCCTGTCCGACGCCCGGCGCAACGGGCACCCGGTGCTGGCCGTGGTGCGCGGGACGGCGATCAACTCCGACGGGGCGTCCAACGGCCTCACCGCCCCGAACGGTCCGGCGCAGCAACGCGTCATCCGCGCCGCGCTCGCCGCCGCGGGCCTCGAGCCGTCCGACGTCGACCTCGTGGAAGCGCACGGCACCGGCACGACGTTGGGCGACCCGATCGAGGCCGAGGCGCTGCTGGCGGTGTACGGCGAGCGCGACCGGCCGCTGGCGCTGGGGTCGTTGAAGTCCAACCTCGGCCACACCCAGGCCGCCGCCGGCGTCGGCGGGATCATCAAGGTGGTCGAGGCGATGCGGCACGGCGTGCTGCCGCGCACGCTGCACGTGGACGAGCCGACACCTCACGTCGACTGGTCGTCCGGTTCGGTGGAGCTGCTGACCGAGGCGCGCGAGTGGACCGCCGACCGGCCGCGCCGGGCCGCGGTGTCGTCGTTCGGCATCAGCGGCACCAACGCGCACGTCGTGCTCGAACAAGCACCGGCGGAAGCCGAGGTCGACCGGGCCGACGGCTTGGTGCCCTTGGTGGTGTCCGCCCGCACCCCGCAGGCGTTGACCGACCAGCTGGCACGGCTGGCCGAAGTCGACGTGCCGCCGGCCGACCTCGCCCGCACGCTCGGCACGGGCCGTGCGCTGCTGGAGCACCGGGCGGTCGTCGCCGCCGAGTCTCCCGCCGACCTGCGCGACGCCGTGGCGCTGCCCCGCGTGCGCGACGGGCGGACGGCGTTCGTGTTCACCGGGCAGGGCGCGCAGCGGGTCGGCATGGGGTTGGAGCTGGCCCGCGCGTTCCCGGTGTTCGCCCGCGCGTTCGACGAGGTGTGCGAGCACCTGCCGGTGCGCGAGGCGATCTCCTCCGGCGACGGCCTCGACGAGACGGGGACCGCGCAGCCCGCGTTGTTCGCGGTGGAGGTGGCGCTGTTCCGGCTGCTGGAGTCGTGGGGCGTGCGGCCCGACTTCGTCGCCGGGCACTCGATCGGCGAGATCGCCGCCGCGCACGTTTCCGGGGTGCTGTCCCTGGCGGACGCGGCGAAGCTGGTCGCCGCGCGCGGCCGGCTGATGCAGGCGCTGCCGCGCGGCGGCGCGATGGTCGCCGTGCAGGCGGCCGAGGACGAGCTGGAGCTGCCCGGGGGCGTGGCGGTCGCCGCCGTGAACGGGCCCCGCTCGGTGGTGCTGTCCGGGGTCGAGGACGCGGTCCTGGCCTGCGCGAAGGCGTTCAAGCACACCCGGCTCACGGTGAGCCACGCGTTCCACTCGCCGCTGATGGACCCGGTGCTGGACGACTTCCGGGCGGTGGCGCGGGAGCTGACCTACCGCCGGCCGGAGATCCCCGTCGTGTCGACCGTCGGTGACGACGCCGACTGGACCGACCCGTCGTACTGGGTGCGGCACGTCCGCGAGCCGGTGCGGTTCCACGACGCCGCGCGCACCCTGCTCGACCGGGGCGTGACGACGTTCGTCGAGATCGGGCCGGACGCGATCCTGACCGGCCTGCTCGCGGCCGTGCTGCCCGAGGGGCACACCGCGCTGCCCGCGCTGCGGCGCGACCGGTCCGAGCAGCGCACGGCGGTGGAGCTGTTCGCCCAGCTGCACGCCAGGGGTGTGGCGGTGGACTGGTCGGCGTTCCCCGGCCGGCGGACCGTGCTGCCCACCTACCCGTTCCAGCGGGAGCGGTACTGGCTGTCCGCCAAGCCGCGCACCACGAGCGGGCACCCCGTGCTGGACGAGCCGGTGCACGTGGCGGACCGTGACGAGGTGCTGTTCACCGGCACGCTGACCGAACCCCTGACCGGCGCGGGCGTCGCCGCCCTGGTGTGGCACGCGGCCCGCGAGGTCGGGTTCCCGGTGGTGGACCTCGACATCGCGGCGCTGCCCGGTGTCGGCCGCGTCCAGCTGAAGGTGGGCGAGCGGGAGGGGGACACCCGGCCGGTGAGCGTGCACGCGTGGCAGGACGGGTGGGTCGAGCAGGCCAGGGGGACGCTCACGGCCGGCCCGGCGGTCGACGCCGAGGTGGACCTGACGCTGCTCGCGCGTGACGACCTGGAAGCCGCCGCGTGGCGTGGCCTGCGGGCCACGGCCGCCGGCACGGCCGTGCGCGTGGACGACTCCGTGTTCCGCGACGAGCACGGCAACGAAGTCGCCCGCGTCGACTCGGTCGAGTTCCGGGCCTTGAACGGTGTGCCGCTGTACGAGGTGACCTGGGCGCCGGTCGACCTGCCGGAGGCCGACGGCGCCGAACCGGACGTGATCCGGGTCGAAGCCGGCCCGGACCCGGTGGCCACCGCGCACACCGCGACCCGGCACGTGCTCGCCGCGCTGCGCGAACGTGCGACGGGCACCGGGCGGGCGGTCGTGCTCACCCCCGACCCGGCGGACCCCGGGGTGGCGGCGGTGTGGGGCCTGGTGCGGGCCGCGCAGGTGGAGGCGCCGGACCGGATCGTGCTGGTCGGCGGCACGGGCGACCTCGCCGCCGTCGTGGCGTCCGGCGAGCCGCAGGTCGTCTTCCGCGACGGACGGGCGTTCGCGCCCCGGTTGGCGCGGGTGGCGACCGAGGCCCGGCCCGTGCCTGAGGACGCGGTCGTGCACCGGCCCGCGCCGCCCGCCCCCAGCACCCTCGCCGCCCTCACCGACGACGTGCTGGCCGACGTCCTGCGGGAGACCGCCGAGAAGGCCTGGCGGCTGCATCGGGAGACGCCCGGCGAGCTGGTCTTCGCAGCCGCCGCGGAGGGCTTCGGCGCGGCCGGTCACGCCCACTACGCGGCCGGTGTGGCCTTCATGGAGGCCCTGGCGCACGAGCGCGCCGCGCAGGGGTTGCCGGGCACGGCGGTCATCGGCGGACCGGACGTGGTCGTCACCGGTCGGCCCGTCGTGGTCGCCGTGCCGGTGTCCGAGCTGCCGCGCACCGCGTTGCTGCGCGACCTGGTCCGCGCGCCGCGGGTGCCGCTGGCGGAACGGGTGGCGTCCGCCGTCGACGGCGAGCGCGGCCGGATCGTGGAGGAGGTCGTCCGTGCCCAGGTCGCGGCCGTCCTCGGGCACGGCGACCCGCGCCGGGTGGACCTGGAGAAGCCGTTCAACGACCTCGGGTTCGACTCGCTGACCGCGGTGGACCTGCGCAACCGGCTCACCGCCGAGACCGGTGTCGCGTTGGAGGCGACCCTGGTGTTCGACCACCCGACGCCCGCCGCGCTCACCGGCGTCCTCCTGGACCGCCTCGCGCCCGACGGGGGCACGCCGGTGCTGGCCGACCTGGACCGGCTGGAGGCGACGCTGGCGGAGGTCGGCCACGAGCAGCGGGAGCAGGTCACCGTGCGGCTGCGGACCATCCTGTCCCGCTGGACCGAGCCGGAGCCGGCCGACGTCCGCACCGACTTCGACTCCACCGCGGAGCTGTTCGACTTCATCGACAACCAGCTCGGCCGCGCCGCCCGCTGA